A single Micromonospora luteifusca DNA region contains:
- a CDS encoding ClpP family protease has product MIGYDVRMLDGGQPSFGDQVFERLLRERIVFLGTEVTEESANQICAQILLLAAEDADRDIFLYINSPGGSVSAGMAVYDTMRYVRNDVATLALGFAGSMGQFLLCAGAAGKRYALPHSRVMMHQPSGGMGGTAADITIQAENMLHVKRTMQELIAQHSGRTLDEIQQDWDRDRWFTAEQAREYGLIDEVLTRAEQLPTV; this is encoded by the coding sequence ATGATCGGGTACGACGTGCGGATGCTGGACGGCGGACAGCCGTCCTTCGGTGACCAGGTGTTCGAGCGGCTGTTGCGCGAGCGGATCGTCTTCCTCGGCACCGAGGTGACGGAGGAGTCGGCCAACCAGATCTGCGCGCAGATCCTGCTGCTCGCCGCTGAGGACGCCGACCGGGACATCTTTCTCTACATCAACTCGCCGGGCGGGTCGGTGAGTGCGGGGATGGCGGTCTACGACACGATGCGTTATGTCCGCAACGACGTGGCGACGCTGGCGCTCGGGTTCGCCGGCTCGATGGGGCAGTTCCTGCTCTGTGCGGGCGCGGCCGGCAAGCGGTATGCGCTGCCGCATTCGCGGGTCATGATGCATCAGCCGTCCGGTGGGATGGGCGGGACCGCCGCCGACATCACCATCCAGGCGGAGAACATGTTGCACGTGAAGCGGACGATGCAGGAATTGATCGCCCAGCACAGTGGACGAACCCTCGACGAGATCCAGCAGGACTGGGACCGGGACCGCTGGTTCACCGCCGAACAGGCTCGGGAGTACGGCCTGATCGACGAGGTGCTCACCCGAGCCGAACAGCTACCGACGGTCTGA
- a CDS encoding DivIVA domain-containing protein has protein sequence MGQLLLLLVVALTVAAVIFGVTVLVSGRDPGLAPVEPDSQAVALPSDRPLRESDVGAVRFDTGLRGYRMAQVDQAMRRAAYDIGYKSELVSVLESEVIALREGRTDDADALREAREQSASKVTNADVTKPDVAEPGADVPLADEADAPVGSGGAGPLPSASSSPADSDGVAPAVVPATGEPADREQTDGAPTDGTEQRGAAVRSESA, from the coding sequence ATGGGTCAGCTTCTGCTCCTTCTGGTCGTGGCATTGACCGTCGCGGCGGTGATATTCGGCGTGACGGTGCTGGTCAGTGGCCGTGATCCCGGCCTGGCGCCCGTCGAGCCTGATTCGCAGGCCGTGGCGTTGCCGAGCGACCGGCCGTTGCGTGAGTCCGACGTGGGTGCGGTCCGTTTCGACACCGGGTTGCGCGGGTACCGGATGGCCCAGGTCGATCAGGCGATGCGCCGCGCCGCCTACGACATCGGCTACAAGTCGGAGCTGGTCAGCGTGCTGGAGTCGGAGGTCATCGCGTTGCGTGAGGGCCGCACCGACGACGCGGACGCGCTGCGCGAGGCCCGTGAGCAGTCGGCCAGCAAGGTGACGAACGCCGACGTGACGAAACCCGACGTGGCAGAGCCGGGCGCGGATGTGCCGCTGGCCGACGAGGCGGACGCCCCGGTCGGCTCGGGCGGCGCGGGCCCGCTGCCCAGCGCCAGCTCGTCCCCGGCGGATTCCGACGGTGTGGCACCGGCCGTCGTGCCCGCCACCGGTGAGCCGGCCGATCGTGAGCAGACCGACGGCGCGCCCACCGACGGCACCGAGCAGCGCGGCGCGGCGGTTCGGTCGGAGTCGGCGTGA
- a CDS encoding 2-oxoacid:ferredoxin oxidoreductase subunit beta: MSEPVAVKLTAKDFKSDQEVRWCPGCGDYAILAAIQQFMPELNIPRERTVFVSGIGCSSRFPYYMNTYGMHSIHGRAPAIATGLSVSRPDLSVWVVTGDGDALSIGGNHLIHALRRNVNLKILLFNNRIYGLTKGQYSPTSEVGKVTKSTPAGSADAPFNPLSLALGAEASFVGRTIDSDRKHLQSVLRAAAEHEGSAFVEIYQNCNIFNDGAFDQLKDPSTRDDYLIRLEHGQPITFGADGQFCVVHPPGAFGLEVRETSSVRPEEIVVHDATVTDPAYAFALSRLPGLDLRNTPIGVFRSVDRPSYDSVVQAQLAAAKATVTETPEQQLAGLLASGDTWTIL; encoded by the coding sequence ATGTCTGAGCCCGTCGCTGTCAAGCTCACCGCCAAGGACTTCAAGTCCGACCAGGAGGTGCGCTGGTGCCCCGGCTGCGGTGACTACGCCATCCTGGCCGCCATCCAGCAGTTCATGCCGGAGCTGAACATCCCCCGCGAACGCACCGTCTTCGTTTCCGGGATCGGCTGCTCGTCGCGCTTCCCGTACTACATGAACACCTACGGGATGCACTCGATCCACGGCCGCGCCCCAGCGATCGCGACCGGCCTGTCGGTATCCCGGCCGGACCTGTCGGTCTGGGTCGTCACCGGCGACGGCGACGCCCTGTCCATCGGCGGCAACCACCTGATCCACGCGCTACGACGCAACGTCAACCTCAAGATCCTGCTGTTCAACAACCGGATCTACGGTCTGACCAAAGGCCAGTACTCACCCACCTCCGAGGTCGGCAAGGTCACCAAGTCGACTCCGGCCGGCTCGGCGGATGCCCCGTTCAACCCGCTCTCGCTCGCTCTCGGCGCGGAAGCCAGCTTCGTCGGCCGGACCATCGACTCCGACCGCAAGCACCTCCAGTCGGTCCTACGGGCCGCCGCCGAACACGAAGGCTCGGCGTTCGTGGAGATCTACCAGAACTGCAACATCTTCAACGACGGGGCATTCGACCAGCTCAAGGACCCGAGCACCCGCGACGACTACCTGATCCGCCTGGAACACGGGCAACCCATCACCTTCGGCGCCGACGGCCAGTTCTGCGTGGTACACCCACCGGGCGCGTTCGGCCTGGAGGTCCGGGAGACCAGTTCGGTCCGCCCGGAAGAGATCGTCGTGCACGACGCCACGGTCACCGACCCGGCGTACGCCTTCGCGCTGTCCCGGTTGCCCGGCCTGGACCTGCGGAACACCCCGATCGGGGTGTTCCGCTCAGTGGACCGACCCTCCTACGACAGCGTGGTGCAGGCTCAGCTCGCGGCCGCCAAGGCGACGGTCACCGAGACCCCCGAGCAGCAACTCGCCGGGCTGCTCGCCAGCGGCGACACCTGGACGATTCTCTGA
- a CDS encoding MarR family winged helix-turn-helix transcriptional regulator — protein MSAPPLDPSEHRSGALLDHLARRMRLRSETVLAPLGLRPRHLVALTVLRAGGGTSQQALATILEMDSTNIVGLLNDLEAEQLVERRRSPEDRRRHVVELTQDGAKRLSEAECALAGAENEVLGALDPSERETLYELLRRAAATTTPINCTEAICVADDSL, from the coding sequence ATGTCCGCCCCGCCGCTTGACCCCTCGGAGCACCGCTCGGGCGCGCTCCTGGACCATCTGGCCCGGCGGATGCGGCTGCGGTCCGAGACGGTGCTGGCGCCGCTGGGCCTGCGCCCGCGGCATCTGGTCGCGCTCACGGTGCTGCGCGCCGGCGGTGGCACCAGCCAGCAGGCGCTCGCCACCATCCTGGAGATGGACAGCACCAACATCGTCGGGCTGCTCAACGACCTCGAAGCGGAGCAACTGGTCGAGCGACGCCGGTCACCCGAGGACCGCCGTCGACATGTCGTCGAGCTCACCCAAGACGGGGCAAAACGCCTCAGCGAGGCCGAATGCGCCCTCGCTGGTGCGGAGAACGAAGTGCTGGGGGCGCTGGATCCCAGCGAGCGGGAGACGCTCTACGAGCTGCTTCGGCGGGCTGCCGCCACCACGACGCCGATCAACTGCACCGAGGCGATCTGCGTGGCCGACGATTCCCTCTGA
- the folP gene encoding dihydropteroate synthase, protein MSGALRLGGRTFAPDELVVMAIINRTPDSFFDRGATFAADSALRAVERAVDEGAAIIDIGGVKAGPGVDVGVAEEIRRTVDTIAAVRAAFPEVVISIDTWRAEVATEAVAAGADLLNDTWSGADPTLAGVAAQTGAGLVCSHAGGLVPRTRPHRAAFEDVVADVVATVTGLAERAVAAGVRPDGILIDPAHDFGKNTRHSLEITRRLDELTETGWPVLVALSNKDFIGETLDLPVPERLEGTLASTAVSAWLGARVFRAHQVGPTRRVLDMVASIRGDRPPAATRRGLA, encoded by the coding sequence ATGTCCGGGGCGCTTCGGCTGGGTGGGCGCACGTTCGCCCCCGACGAGCTGGTGGTGATGGCGATCATCAACCGCACACCGGACTCGTTCTTCGACCGAGGGGCCACCTTCGCCGCCGACAGCGCACTGCGCGCGGTGGAGCGGGCCGTGGACGAAGGCGCGGCGATCATCGACATCGGCGGGGTCAAGGCCGGCCCCGGGGTGGACGTGGGCGTCGCCGAGGAGATCCGCCGCACGGTGGACACCATCGCCGCCGTCCGGGCCGCGTTTCCGGAGGTGGTGATCTCCATCGACACCTGGCGTGCCGAGGTGGCGACGGAGGCCGTGGCCGCCGGTGCCGACCTCCTCAACGACACCTGGTCGGGCGCCGACCCGACCCTGGCCGGGGTGGCCGCGCAGACCGGCGCGGGCCTGGTCTGCTCGCACGCCGGCGGCCTGGTCCCACGGACCAGACCGCACCGGGCGGCCTTCGAGGACGTGGTCGCCGATGTGGTCGCGACGGTGACCGGGCTCGCCGAGCGCGCGGTGGCGGCAGGGGTACGCCCCGACGGCATCCTCATCGACCCCGCACACGACTTCGGCAAGAACACCCGGCACTCCCTGGAGATCACCCGGCGGTTGGACGAGTTGACCGAAACCGGTTGGCCGGTGCTGGTGGCGCTCTCCAACAAGGACTTCATCGGTGAGACGCTGGACCTGCCGGTGCCCGAACGGCTGGAGGGGACGCTCGCCTCGACGGCGGTCTCGGCCTGGCTGGGCGCCCGGGTGTTCCGCGCCCACCAGGTCGGCCCGACCCGCCGGGTGCTGGACATGGTGGCCTCGATCCGAGGTGACCGGCCGCCCGCGGCGACCCGCCGGGGCCTGGCCTGA
- a CDS encoding DoxX family protein, with product MFAAYVTITILASVFTGIAAVTYLIGHDYPKAQADMKRIPRSWVPRLGMALAAGSLGLLAGFAVPLLGTLAAAGLVLYFVGALIAHLRVGSRQLVGWAVFFSTVVATLAVNLAYHW from the coding sequence ATGTTCGCCGCATACGTCACGATCACCATCCTCGCCTCGGTCTTCACCGGCATCGCCGCCGTCACCTACCTGATCGGCCACGACTACCCGAAGGCCCAGGCGGACATGAAGCGGATACCACGGTCGTGGGTGCCGCGGCTGGGCATGGCGCTGGCGGCCGGCTCTCTGGGGCTGCTGGCCGGGTTCGCCGTGCCGCTGCTGGGGACGCTCGCCGCCGCTGGCCTCGTGCTGTACTTCGTCGGCGCGCTCATCGCGCACCTGCGGGTGGGTTCCCGCCAACTCGTGGGATGGGCGGTGTTCTTCTCCACCGTGGTGGCCACGCTGGCGGTGAACCTGGCCTACCACTGGTGA
- a CDS encoding helix-turn-helix domain-containing protein — MSLLRRVIGGVLRRHRQRQGRTLREVAAAADVSVPYLSEVERGRKEASSEVLAAICRALGISLADLLGEARDDMRRVEPRLPAAPRAVLTHLERVDATRREIGNATLLVGPRIGGLVLHRGPGANEPTLSVDAMASAGGSHPGPRTAALADSARARLGLRQLTAA, encoded by the coding sequence ATGTCGTTACTACGACGAGTGATCGGCGGGGTGCTGCGCCGCCACCGCCAGCGTCAGGGCCGCACGCTGCGCGAGGTGGCCGCCGCGGCCGACGTCTCGGTGCCCTACCTGTCGGAGGTGGAACGGGGCCGCAAGGAGGCGTCGTCGGAGGTGCTCGCGGCGATCTGCCGGGCGCTCGGCATCAGCCTCGCCGACCTGCTCGGGGAGGCCCGCGACGACATGCGGCGGGTCGAGCCTCGCCTCCCGGCCGCGCCGCGCGCCGTGCTGACCCACCTGGAGCGGGTCGATGCGACTCGACGCGAGATCGGCAACGCCACCCTGCTGGTGGGTCCACGCATCGGCGGGCTCGTCCTGCACCGCGGGCCGGGGGCGAACGAGCCGACCCTCAGCGTCGACGCGATGGCCTCCGCTGGTGGCTCGCACCCCGGTCCGCGTACCGCCGCCCTGGCCGACAGCGCGCGGGCCCGCCTGGGCCTACGGCAGCTGACCGCCGCGTAG
- a CDS encoding sterol desaturase family protein — protein sequence MTASGGGAMKEFPDVIAWSIPAFLLLIVLERVSYLLHRDDDEVGYGGADTATSLVMGLGSVFTDLLWKVPVAAAYALLYTLTPLRVAEVWWTWPLILLAQDFFYYWSHRGHHVIRILWASHVVHHSSQRFNLSTALRQPWTGVTSWVFYIPLILIGVHPAVVAFCGSVNLLYQFWIHTERIDRMPRWYEALFNTPSHHRVHHASQGGYLDRNFGGILIVWDRLFGSSAPERERCVYGLTKNVGSYNPVRVAFHEYASIARDLRAAATWRHRVGYLFRAPGWQPAPGVVRAAGPARPDGRTSSAPG from the coding sequence GTGACGGCGAGCGGAGGCGGCGCGATGAAGGAGTTCCCGGACGTCATCGCCTGGTCCATCCCGGCCTTCCTGCTGCTCATCGTGTTGGAGCGGGTCTCCTACCTGCTGCATCGCGACGACGACGAGGTCGGTTATGGCGGCGCGGACACCGCGACCAGCCTGGTGATGGGGTTGGGCAGCGTCTTCACCGACCTGCTCTGGAAGGTGCCGGTCGCCGCCGCGTACGCGCTGCTCTACACGCTCACCCCGCTGCGGGTGGCCGAGGTCTGGTGGACGTGGCCGCTGATCCTGCTCGCGCAGGACTTCTTCTACTACTGGTCACACCGCGGCCACCACGTGATCCGCATCCTCTGGGCCTCGCACGTGGTGCACCACTCGTCGCAACGGTTCAACCTCTCCACCGCGCTGCGTCAACCGTGGACCGGCGTGACCAGCTGGGTCTTCTACATCCCACTGATCCTCATCGGCGTACACCCGGCGGTGGTCGCGTTCTGCGGCTCGGTCAACCTGCTCTACCAGTTCTGGATCCACACCGAGAGGATCGACCGAATGCCGCGCTGGTACGAGGCGCTGTTCAACACCCCGTCGCACCACCGGGTGCACCACGCCTCGCAGGGCGGCTACCTGGACCGCAACTTCGGCGGCATCCTGATCGTCTGGGATCGGCTCTTCGGCTCGTCCGCCCCCGAGCGGGAGCGTTGCGTGTACGGCCTCACCAAGAACGTCGGCAGCTACAACCCGGTCCGGGTGGCCTTCCACGAGTACGCCTCGATCGCCCGGGACCTCCGCGCTGCGGCAACCTGGCGGCATCGCGTCGGGTATCTCTTCCGGGCGCCGGGCTGGCAGCCGGCACCGGGCGTGGTCAGGGCAGCCGGCCCTGCTCGACCAGACGGGCGAACCTCTTCAGCGCCTGGGTGA
- a CDS encoding potassium channel family protein, producing the protein MIHFPAQRRGPLSALSLRLAAALGLVFAVVAAVYLGREGYRDVNEDGLTLLDCFYYAVVSLSTTGYGDITPAAPSARLVNVLFITPARVIFLIILVGTTLEVLTEQYRTGRRLSRWRRAVKDHVIICGYGTKGRSAVSALMENGLDRSRIVVVERSATALRQATSAGLVAIEGSATRSSVLNEAHVKNAKAVIIATDSDDASVLVALTVRQLTAGQVRIIAAAREAENAPLLKQSGAHHVIVSSATAGRLLGLSTSAPPLIDVVEDLLTPGQGMALAMRSAERDEVGRSPRELESLVIALVRRGKVVTLADRAGAVIETGDMLVHVRDDRPQSATTA; encoded by the coding sequence GTGATCCATTTTCCCGCGCAGCGCCGAGGCCCGCTCAGTGCGCTGAGCCTCCGGCTCGCCGCTGCCCTGGGCCTGGTCTTCGCCGTGGTCGCCGCGGTCTACCTGGGCCGGGAAGGCTACCGCGATGTCAACGAGGACGGCCTGACCCTGCTCGACTGCTTCTACTACGCGGTCGTGTCGCTCTCGACCACCGGCTACGGCGACATCACGCCGGCCGCGCCGTCGGCCCGGCTGGTCAACGTCCTCTTCATCACCCCGGCCCGAGTGATCTTCCTGATCATCCTGGTCGGCACCACCCTGGAAGTTCTGACCGAGCAGTACCGGACCGGCCGTCGCCTGTCGCGGTGGAGGAGAGCCGTGAAGGACCACGTCATCATCTGCGGCTACGGCACCAAGGGGCGCAGCGCGGTCTCCGCCCTGATGGAGAACGGTCTGGACCGCTCGCGAATCGTGGTGGTGGAACGCAGCGCCACCGCCCTGCGGCAGGCCACCTCCGCCGGGCTGGTGGCGATCGAGGGCTCGGCGACCCGCTCGTCGGTGCTGAACGAGGCGCACGTCAAGAACGCGAAGGCCGTGATCATCGCGACCGACAGTGACGACGCGTCGGTGCTGGTCGCGTTGACGGTACGCCAGCTCACCGCCGGACAGGTCCGCATCATCGCGGCAGCGCGGGAGGCGGAGAACGCGCCACTGCTCAAGCAGAGCGGTGCGCACCACGTGATCGTCTCCTCGGCCACGGCGGGTCGGCTGCTCGGCCTGTCCACCTCGGCGCCGCCGCTGATCGACGTCGTGGAGGACCTGCTCACTCCGGGCCAGGGCATGGCGTTGGCGATGCGCTCGGCGGAACGGGACGAGGTGGGTCGCTCGCCGCGCGAGCTGGAGTCACTGGTGATCGCCCTGGTGCGGCGGGGCAAGGTGGTCACCCTGGCCGACCGGGCCGGCGCGGTGATCGAGACCGGCGACATGCTGGTGCACGTACGCGACGACCGCCCCCAGTCCGCGACGACCGCCTGA
- a CDS encoding 2-oxoacid:acceptor oxidoreductase subunit alpha: MTKQIRQLDRVVIRFAGDSGDGMQLTGDRFTSETAQLGNDISTLPNFPAEIRAPAGTLPGVSSFQVHFADYDILTPGDAPNVLVAMNPAALKANLADLPRGADIIVNTDEFTKRNLAKVGYQGSPLDDDSLAGYVVHPVALTSMTVGALAAHAVSKKDAERSKNMFALGLLSWMYSRPYESTLRFLERKFAARPELVAANVAAFKAGWNFGETTEDFAVRYEVKPAKMRPGTYRNITGNAALSLGLVAAGVRSGLPVFLGAYPITPASDILHELSKHKRFGVTTVQAEDEIAAVGAALGASYGGSLGVTTTSGPGVALKSETISLAVALELPLVIVDVQRAGPSTGMPTKTEQADLNMALYGRHGEAPVAVIAPRSPSDCFFAALEAARIALTYRTPVILLSDNYVANGSEPWLLPDVESLPDLRVEFATEPNGEDGVTFLPYLRDPQTLARPWAIPGTAGLEHRIGGLEKADKTGDISYDPANHDFMVRTRAARIETIPVPDIEVEDPDGDARVLVLGWGSTYGPIGAACRAVRQRGLSIAQAHLRHLAPMPANLGEVLRSYDKVVIPEMNLGQLAHVIRARYLIDAISYNQVRGLPFTSAELETTLEEVLKNV, from the coding sequence GTGACCAAGCAGATCCGTCAACTCGACCGGGTGGTCATCCGGTTCGCTGGTGACTCCGGCGACGGCATGCAGCTGACCGGTGACCGGTTCACCTCGGAGACGGCGCAGCTCGGCAACGACATTTCCACGCTGCCGAACTTCCCCGCCGAGATCCGGGCCCCCGCCGGCACCCTGCCCGGCGTGTCGAGCTTCCAGGTGCACTTCGCCGACTACGACATCCTCACCCCGGGTGATGCGCCGAACGTGTTGGTGGCGATGAACCCGGCGGCTCTCAAGGCCAACCTGGCCGATCTGCCTCGCGGCGCGGACATCATCGTCAACACCGACGAGTTCACCAAGCGCAACCTCGCCAAGGTCGGTTACCAGGGCAGTCCTCTGGACGACGATTCGCTGGCCGGTTACGTCGTGCACCCGGTGGCGCTGACGTCGATGACGGTCGGCGCGCTCGCCGCGCACGCGGTGTCGAAGAAGGACGCCGAGCGGTCGAAGAACATGTTCGCTCTCGGTCTGCTCTCCTGGATGTACTCGCGGCCCTACGAGTCGACGCTGCGCTTCCTGGAGCGTAAGTTCGCGGCCCGTCCGGAGTTGGTCGCGGCGAACGTCGCCGCTTTCAAGGCCGGTTGGAACTTCGGCGAGACGACCGAGGACTTCGCGGTGCGTTACGAGGTCAAGCCGGCGAAGATGCGACCGGGCACGTACCGCAACATCACCGGTAACGCGGCGTTGTCGTTGGGGTTGGTCGCTGCTGGGGTGCGGTCCGGGTTGCCGGTCTTCCTCGGCGCGTACCCGATCACGCCCGCGTCGGACATCCTGCATGAGTTGAGTAAGCACAAGCGTTTCGGTGTGACCACCGTGCAGGCCGAGGACGAGATCGCGGCGGTCGGTGCGGCGTTGGGCGCGTCGTACGGCGGGTCGCTGGGTGTGACCACCACCAGTGGTCCGGGTGTAGCGCTCAAGAGTGAGACGATCTCGCTCGCGGTGGCGCTGGAGTTGCCGCTGGTGATCGTGGACGTGCAGCGCGCCGGCCCGTCGACCGGTATGCCGACCAAGACCGAGCAGGCCGACCTCAACATGGCGCTCTACGGTCGCCACGGTGAGGCGCCGGTCGCGGTGATCGCGCCCCGGTCACCGTCGGACTGTTTCTTCGCGGCGTTGGAGGCGGCTCGGATCGCGTTGACCTACCGCACCCCGGTGATCCTGTTGTCGGACAACTACGTCGCCAACGGCTCCGAGCCGTGGCTGCTGCCCGACGTCGAATCGCTGCCCGACCTGCGGGTCGAGTTCGCCACCGAACCCAACGGTGAGGACGGCGTCACCTTCCTGCCCTACCTGCGTGACCCGCAGACCCTGGCCCGTCCGTGGGCGATTCCCGGCACGGCAGGGCTGGAGCACCGCATCGGCGGCCTGGAGAAGGCCGACAAGACCGGCGACATCTCCTACGACCCGGCCAACCATGACTTCATGGTGCGTACCCGGGCCGCCCGGATCGAGACGATTCCGGTCCCGGACATCGAGGTCGAGGACCCCGACGGTGACGCCCGGGTGCTGGTCCTTGGCTGGGGCTCGACGTACGGGCCGATCGGTGCCGCCTGCCGCGCGGTCCGCCAGCGCGGCCTGTCCATCGCCCAGGCGCACCTGCGGCACCTGGCACCGATGCCGGCGAACCTCGGTGAGGTGCTGCGCTCGTACGACAAGGTGGTCATCCCGGAGATGAACCTGGGCCAGCTCGCTCACGTCATCCGGGCCCGCTACCTCATCGACGCGATCAGCTACAACCAGGTCCGCGGCCTGCCCTTCACGTCCGCCGAGCTGGAGACGACGCTGGAAGAGGTGCTGAAGAATGTCTGA
- a CDS encoding FMN-dependent NADH-azoreductase, with amino-acid sequence MHLLHIDSSIRGDWSVSRRLTARAVATWRAAHPDGTVTYRDLGAEPLPHLDAAGGLARMTPLDQHTPAQRESWELSERLVDEVKQADVVLLGLPLYNYGAPSSVKSWVDHLIVAGLTYDPTTQEGLLSGREFVVVATRGGGYGEGTPRHGWDHAEQWLPHGLSMTGLEPRFISTELTLAPSVPAMAELIPLHEASLAATEKEIDNLWMPASAQR; translated from the coding sequence ATGCATCTGCTGCATATCGACTCGAGTATTCGGGGTGACTGGTCGGTCAGCCGGCGGCTCACCGCCCGCGCGGTCGCCACGTGGCGTGCGGCCCATCCGGACGGCACGGTGACCTACCGGGACCTGGGCGCGGAACCGCTGCCGCACCTGGACGCGGCGGGCGGGCTGGCCCGGATGACACCGCTGGACCAGCACACCCCGGCGCAGCGTGAATCCTGGGAGCTCAGCGAGCGGCTGGTCGACGAGGTGAAGCAGGCCGACGTGGTGCTGCTCGGGCTCCCGCTCTACAACTACGGTGCGCCCAGCAGCGTCAAGTCCTGGGTCGACCACCTGATCGTCGCCGGTCTCACCTACGACCCGACGACGCAGGAGGGCCTGCTCAGCGGCCGCGAGTTCGTGGTGGTGGCCACCCGGGGTGGCGGCTACGGCGAGGGCACCCCGCGCCACGGCTGGGACCACGCGGAGCAGTGGCTCCCGCACGGCCTGTCGATGACCGGCCTGGAGCCGCGCTTCATCAGCACCGAACTGACCCTGGCCCCCTCCGTCCCGGCGATGGCCGAGCTGATCCCGCTGCACGAGGCGAGCCTCGCGGCGACCGAGAAGGAGATCGACAACCTCTGGATGCCGGCCTCGGCCCAGCGCTGA
- a CDS encoding DNA-3-methyladenine glycosylase I → MTDLVIGADGLARCAWGSSTPDYAVYHDTEWGRPLRGDDALYERMTLEAFQSGLSWLTILRKRPAFRLAFDEFHIPTVAGYDDADVTRLLADAGIVRNRAKIEAAIVNARAALELPEGLSALLWSFAPEPRPARLASFAELAPITPESTAMAKALKKRGFRFVGPTTAYALMQATGMVDDHIVGCHVTL, encoded by the coding sequence GTGACTGACCTGGTGATCGGTGCGGACGGGCTGGCTCGCTGCGCATGGGGGTCGAGCACCCCCGACTACGCCGTCTACCACGACACCGAGTGGGGGCGGCCGCTCCGCGGCGACGACGCGCTCTACGAGCGGATGACGCTGGAGGCGTTCCAGTCCGGCCTGTCCTGGCTGACCATCCTGCGCAAACGCCCGGCGTTCCGGCTGGCCTTCGACGAGTTCCACATCCCGACCGTCGCCGGTTACGACGACGCCGACGTGACCCGGCTGCTCGCCGACGCCGGCATCGTCCGCAACCGGGCCAAGATCGAGGCGGCGATCGTCAACGCCCGCGCCGCACTGGAGCTGCCGGAAGGGCTGTCCGCGCTGCTCTGGTCGTTCGCGCCGGAGCCTCGGCCGGCCCGCCTCGCCTCGTTCGCCGAGCTCGCGCCGATCACCCCGGAGTCGACGGCGATGGCCAAGGCACTCAAGAAGCGCGGCTTCCGGTTCGTCGGCCCCACCACCGCATACGCGCTGATGCAGGCCACCGGCATGGTCGACGATCACATCGTCGGATGTCACGTCACCCTCTGA
- a CDS encoding SRPBCC family protein, with protein sequence MTGPGGADDLREAAQPGAGEVTATVIVDAPAERVFAALLAWERQSDWIPFTRVRVVEGDGREGSRIEAVTAVGRATLRDEMRVVRVDEPYEIGVVHYGQLLRGPGVLRCTQLGRARTQVVWHEWFHLPGGRAGRLAWPVLWPGSKIGLTQALKRFARLVEQGRLP encoded by the coding sequence GTGACCGGTCCGGGAGGCGCCGACGATCTTCGTGAGGCCGCCCAACCCGGTGCCGGTGAGGTAACTGCCACGGTGATCGTCGACGCCCCGGCGGAGCGGGTCTTCGCCGCGCTGCTCGCCTGGGAACGTCAGTCCGACTGGATCCCGTTCACCCGCGTCCGCGTGGTCGAGGGCGACGGGCGCGAGGGCAGCCGGATCGAGGCCGTGACCGCGGTGGGCCGGGCCACGCTGCGTGACGAGATGCGGGTGGTCCGAGTCGACGAGCCGTACGAGATCGGCGTGGTGCACTACGGCCAGTTGCTGCGGGGCCCGGGTGTGCTGCGTTGCACCCAGCTGGGTCGAGCCCGCACCCAGGTCGTCTGGCACGAGTGGTTCCACCTGCCGGGCGGGCGCGCCGGTCGACTGGCCTGGCCGGTGCTCTGGCCCGGCTCCAAGATCGGCCTCACCCAGGCGCTGAAGAGGTTCGCCCGTCTGGTCGAGCAGGGCCGGCTGCCCTGA
- the ndhC gene encoding NADH-quinone oxidoreductase subunit A: MTGYLGSYATLGLLLLASVLFFVTAFSANRVLRPARPADPPGKRASYECGLDPVGADWAQMQIRYYVYAYLYVLFAVEAVFLFPWAVVFDRPGFGLVTVVEMAVFVAVLALGILYAWRRNILRWT, translated from the coding sequence GTGACCGGATACCTGGGCTCGTACGCGACGCTTGGGCTCCTGCTGCTCGCCAGCGTTCTGTTCTTCGTTACGGCGTTCTCGGCCAACCGGGTGTTACGCCCCGCGCGTCCGGCCGATCCGCCCGGCAAACGGGCCAGTTACGAGTGCGGGCTCGACCCGGTCGGCGCGGACTGGGCGCAGATGCAGATCCGTTACTACGTCTACGCGTACCTGTACGTGCTGTTCGCGGTCGAGGCGGTGTTCCTCTTCCCCTGGGCGGTGGTCTTCGACCGGCCGGGCTTCGGTCTGGTGACGGTGGTGGAGATGGCGGTCTTCGTGGCGGTGCTCGCGCTCGGCATTCTCTATGCCTGGCGTAGGAACATCCTGCGCTGGACCTGA